One region of Polyodon spathula isolate WHYD16114869_AA chromosome 25, ASM1765450v1, whole genome shotgun sequence genomic DNA includes:
- the LOC121300376 gene encoding pre-mRNA-splicing factor SPF27, whose amino-acid sequence MAGTSSVAGEVFVDALPYFDQGYDAAGVREAAAALVEEETRRYRPTKNYLSYLPTPDFSTFETEIMRNEFERLAARQPMELLGMKRYELPAPSSGQKNDITAWQDCVNNSMAQLEHQAVRIENLELMSQYGSNSWKLYNENLMHMIELSQKELQRVRKEIQDLNWQRKNDQMKGGAKLRELESNWVSLVSKNYEIERAIVQLENELCQLNQQHGDENKENIRQDF is encoded by the exons ATGGCGGGCACCAGCTCGGTTGCTGGAGAGGTGTTTGTGGACGCTTTGCCTTATTTTGATCAGGGATATGACGCTGCTGGCGTGCGAGAGGCG GCGGCCGCACTCGTGGAAGAGGAGACGCGACGATACAGACCCACGAAGAATTACCTCAGTTACCTGCCCACGCCTGACTTCTCTACCTTCGAG ACAGAAATCATGCGCAATGAGTTTGAGAGGCTAGCGGCCAGGCAGCCTATGGAACTCCTGGGCATGAAGAG GTATGAATTGCCGGCCCCCTCGTCGGGACAGAAGAATGACATCACGGCGTGGCAGGACTGCGTGAACAACTCGATGGCACAGCTTGAGCACCAGGCGGTGCGCATTGAGAACCTGGAACTCATGTCTCAGTACGGCAGCAACAGCTGGAAGCTGTATAACGA AAACCTGATGCACATGATCGAGCTGTCGCAGAAGGAGCTACAGAGGGTCAG GAAGGAGATTCAAGACCTGAACTGGCAGAGGAAAAATGACCAGATGAAAGGTGGAGCCAAACTACGAGAGCTGGAGTCCAA CTGGGTGTCACTGGTCAGCAAGAACTACGAGATCGAGAGAGCCATAGTGCAGCTGGAGAACGAGCTCTGCCAGCTGAACCAGCAGCACGGGGACGAGAACAAGGAGAACATCCGGCAGGACTTCTGA